A window from gamma proteobacterium SS-5 encodes these proteins:
- the fliJ gene encoding flagellar export protein FliJ: protein MMTSSARLKPVHGFAERKEQDAARAFGESQQKLQSESDKLEQLRHYRREYMERFHSVARQGIQARRVLDYQAFIAKLDEAIGEQEKMLGYARETSHRAKDQWMEKQSRSKALGKVVERHQVRERQEMDKREQREQDERSQHGRPLH, encoded by the coding sequence ATGATGACATCATCCGCACGACTCAAACCCGTACATGGCTTTGCCGAGCGCAAAGAGCAGGACGCTGCCCGCGCCTTCGGTGAGAGCCAGCAAAAACTGCAAAGCGAGAGCGATAAACTGGAGCAGCTGCGCCACTACCGCCGCGAGTATATGGAGCGCTTTCATAGCGTGGCCCGGCAAGGCATCCAAGCCCGCCGGGTGCTGGACTATCAGGCCTTCATCGCCAAGCTGGACGAGGCCATCGGTGAGCAGGAGAAGATGCTCGGCTATGCCCGCGAAACCAGTCATCGCGCCAAGGACCAGTGGATGGAGAAGCAAAGCCGCAGCAAGGCCCTGGGTAAGGTGGTGGAACGCCACCAGGTACGCGAGCGGCAGGAAATGGACAAGCGTGAACAACGGGAGCAGGACGAACGCAGTCAGCACGGCAGGCCGCTGCACTAG
- a CDS encoding transglycosylase SLT domain-containing protein: MALWLCGCTPGQLSLQQRPLDAAATAVPAEAPPTDLAQGTPPTSVWQRLTANFSLPQADHPQVAQQRALLLKHPNHLSRTQEQAEPYIGFILDEIERRDMPGELALLPMIESGYRPQALSPSRAAGLWQFIPATGRAFGLSSNHWYEGRQDVAASTKAALDYLSRIHADFDHDWALTLAAYNAGEPALRRAIRNNRKRGRPTDFWSLDLPRETRAYVPKLLALKEIFESPERYGIELKSGQGQGPLQLVDLDSPMDLGLVARLAEIGMERLRQLNPGFKSWFTGPSGPHRLLLPAEKAEQFSQRLAQVPLAERLRLRKHRVSKGDTLAKLAAHYNCDVALIKSTNNLKSDRLKVASTLLIPTPYPIETATKQAANRPASRPQPAS; the protein is encoded by the coding sequence ATGGCGTTATGGCTCTGTGGCTGCACCCCAGGCCAGCTGTCCCTGCAGCAACGGCCCTTGGATGCAGCCGCCACGGCCGTCCCGGCCGAGGCACCGCCGACGGACCTGGCGCAAGGCACGCCCCCGACGTCCGTCTGGCAACGCCTGACCGCCAACTTCAGCCTACCCCAGGCCGATCACCCACAGGTCGCCCAGCAACGCGCACTGCTACTCAAACACCCCAACCACCTGAGCCGCACCCAGGAGCAGGCGGAGCCTTACATCGGCTTTATCCTTGACGAAATCGAACGCCGTGACATGCCCGGTGAACTGGCCCTGCTGCCCATGATCGAGAGCGGTTACCGGCCCCAGGCCCTGTCCCCCAGCCGTGCCGCCGGGCTTTGGCAGTTCATCCCCGCCACCGGCAGGGCCTTTGGCCTGTCCAGCAATCATTGGTACGAAGGGCGCCAGGATGTGGCGGCATCGACCAAGGCGGCGCTGGACTATCTGAGCCGCATCCATGCTGATTTCGACCACGACTGGGCCCTGACCCTGGCCGCCTACAACGCCGGTGAGCCGGCGCTGCGGCGTGCCATCCGCAACAACCGCAAGCGCGGTCGGCCGACGGATTTCTGGTCCCTGGATCTGCCCCGCGAGACCCGCGCCTATGTGCCCAAGCTGCTGGCCCTGAAGGAGATCTTTGAGTCCCCCGAACGCTACGGCATTGAACTGAAGAGCGGACAAGGGCAGGGGCCTTTGCAGCTTGTGGATCTGGACAGCCCGATGGATTTGGGCCTGGTGGCCCGTCTGGCGGAGATCGGCATGGAAAGGCTGCGCCAGCTCAACCCCGGTTTCAAGAGTTGGTTCACCGGCCCCAGCGGCCCGCATCGCCTGCTGCTACCCGCCGAGAAGGCCGAGCAATTCAGCCAACGCCTGGCCCAGGTGCCCCTGGCGGAACGCCTGCGGCTACGCAAGCACCGGGTCAGCAAGGGCGATACCCTGGCCAAGCTGGCCGCCCATTACAACTGCGACGTAGCCCTGATCAAGAGCACCAACAACCTGAAAAGCGACCGCCTCAAGGTGGCCAGCACCCTGCTTATCCCGACCCCCTACCCCATAGAAACCGCCACCAAGCAAGCGGCCAATCGACCCGCCAGCAGACCGCAACCGGCCAGCTGA
- the fliF gene encoding flagellar M-ring protein FliF, which yields MAELATTTTNPPLAGEATAIPNLSLMQNPLLRQLGLMVGIALSVALGVAVVLWSQAPNYSVLVTNMAQADASEIVDLLRQSQIEFKLDQTTGAVMVPSAKLSEAKLKLAGAGLPRSEELGFELLQQERGFGSSRLVEAARYQKAIEGELARTISTINSVQSARVHLAMPKRSVFVQPRKVTSASVAVKLHPGRILDRGQVESIIHLVASSVPELEASHVTLVDHQGRLLSGRNDDRALMMSARQFEYARQLEDHYKSRVEDILAPMIGMDKVRAEITADLDFTRVEQTEERYNPDAQAVRSEQLSERASNANAPEGVPGALTNQPPAAGVAPEQANGGEAGGAGGTQSSSKNTTRNYEVDKTISHTQNAVGRLRRLSVAVVVDDRVITGPDGAPMAQERSAEEIQRITQLVREAVGFDAQRGDSVRVINTPFQLPTELDAVPELPLWEQPWFLDLVKQLGGILLVLVLIFAVIRPAIHRLTHVPVEPEKEEEEETEEEKQAKLHDSGRALLGADGQPLRLLTGRESYEEVLDAARGMVQEDPKRVAQLMKAWVAEGAD from the coding sequence ATGGCCGAACTAGCCACTACCACCACTAATCCCCCGCTGGCCGGTGAGGCCACTGCCATTCCCAATCTATCGCTGATGCAAAACCCGCTGCTGCGCCAGCTGGGGTTGATGGTCGGCATTGCGCTTAGCGTCGCCCTGGGCGTGGCCGTGGTGCTCTGGTCGCAGGCCCCCAATTACTCTGTTCTGGTCACCAACATGGCCCAGGCCGATGCCAGCGAGATCGTCGATCTGCTGCGTCAGTCGCAGATCGAGTTCAAGCTGGATCAGACCACCGGCGCGGTCATGGTACCCAGCGCCAAGCTCAGCGAGGCCAAGCTCAAGCTGGCCGGTGCCGGCCTGCCGCGCAGCGAGGAGCTGGGCTTTGAGCTGCTGCAACAGGAGCGCGGTTTCGGCTCCAGCCGTCTGGTGGAGGCGGCGCGCTACCAGAAGGCCATAGAGGGCGAGCTGGCGCGCACCATCAGTACCATCAACAGCGTACAGAGCGCACGGGTGCATCTGGCCATGCCCAAGCGCTCGGTATTCGTGCAGCCGCGCAAGGTCACCAGCGCCTCGGTGGCGGTCAAGCTGCACCCTGGGCGTATTCTGGATCGCGGCCAGGTGGAATCCATCATCCATTTGGTGGCCTCCAGCGTGCCCGAACTGGAGGCCAGTCACGTCACCCTGGTGGACCACCAGGGCCGCCTGCTCAGTGGCCGCAACGATGACCGCGCCCTGATGATGAGCGCCCGTCAGTTTGAATACGCCCGTCAGCTGGAGGATCACTACAAGAGCCGGGTGGAGGATATACTGGCCCCCATGATCGGCATGGACAAGGTCCGCGCCGAGATCACCGCCGATCTGGATTTTACCCGGGTAGAGCAGACCGAAGAGCGTTACAATCCCGATGCCCAGGCGGTGCGCAGCGAACAACTCAGCGAGCGGGCCAGCAACGCCAATGCCCCCGAAGGCGTACCCGGTGCCCTGACCAATCAGCCCCCGGCGGCAGGCGTGGCCCCGGAACAGGCCAATGGCGGCGAGGCAGGTGGCGCTGGCGGCACCCAGTCGAGCAGCAAGAACACCACGCGCAACTATGAGGTGGACAAGACCATCAGCCACACGCAAAACGCCGTTGGCCGTCTGCGTCGGCTGTCGGTGGCGGTGGTGGTGGATGACCGCGTCATCACCGGCCCGGATGGTGCACCGATGGCGCAGGAGCGCAGCGCCGAGGAGATCCAGCGCATCACCCAGCTGGTGCGCGAGGCGGTAGGCTTCGATGCCCAGCGTGGCGACAGCGTGCGGGTGATCAACACCCCCTTCCAGTTGCCCACAGAGCTGGATGCCGTGCCCGAGCTGCCCCTGTGGGAGCAGCCCTGGTTCCTCGATCTGGTCAAGCAATTGGGGGGTATCCTGCTGGTACTGGTGCTGATCTTCGCCGTGATTCGCCCGGCCATTCACCGTCTCACCCATGTGCCGGTAGAGCCGGAGAAGGAAGAAGAGGAAGAGACCGAAGAGGAGAAACAGGCCAAGCTGCATGATTCGGGTAGGGCGCTGCTGGGTGCCGATGGTCAGCCGCTGCGCCTGCTCACCGGCCGGGAATCCTATGAAGAGGTACTGGACGCTGCCCGGGGCATGGTCCAGGAAGACCCCAAGCGGGTCGCCCAACTGATGAAGGCATGGGTAGCTGAAGGCGCTGATTGA
- a CDS encoding sigma-54-dependent Fis family transcriptional regulator — MESTNLFYVEDNLPQGLPGQVLGGVRPRLNGAGALVESHPVVAEDPATQRLLNLADRVARSDVTVMLGGKSGTGKEVFARFIHARSRRLAGPFVALNCAAIPDNMLEAMLFGYEKGAFTGAYNAAPGKFEQAQGGTLLLDEISEMSLELQAKLLRVLQEREVERLGGRRLIQLDVRVLATSNRILREEVSAGRFREDLFYRLNVFPITLPQLKDRPGDILPLAGHLLKRYGGAGHPQMDGAARRALLNHSWPGNVRELENLMQRALILADDGHIGEEHLMFEMEQGFEEMAQQTAAEGHLNEGMRDVEAQIILEVLKEQQGSRKRTAQHLGISPRTLRYKLARMRDAGIDLPR; from the coding sequence ATGGAATCCACAAACCTGTTTTACGTTGAAGACAACCTGCCTCAGGGGCTCCCTGGGCAGGTTCTGGGCGGGGTGCGTCCCCGGCTAAATGGGGCCGGCGCGCTGGTTGAAAGCCATCCGGTGGTGGCGGAAGACCCGGCCACGCAACGCCTGCTCAACCTGGCCGATCGGGTCGCCCGCAGTGACGTGACGGTAATGCTGGGCGGCAAGAGCGGTACCGGCAAGGAGGTATTTGCCCGCTTCATCCATGCCCGTTCACGGCGACTGGCGGGGCCCTTTGTGGCGCTCAATTGCGCGGCCATCCCGGACAATATGCTCGAAGCCATGTTGTTCGGCTATGAAAAGGGGGCCTTTACCGGGGCCTACAACGCCGCGCCGGGCAAGTTTGAACAGGCCCAGGGCGGCACCCTGCTGCTGGATGAGATCTCGGAGATGAGCCTGGAGTTGCAGGCCAAGCTGTTGCGCGTGCTGCAAGAACGTGAGGTGGAACGCCTCGGCGGCCGCCGCCTGATCCAGTTGGACGTGCGGGTGCTGGCCACCAGTAACCGCATCCTGCGCGAAGAGGTATCGGCCGGACGCTTCCGCGAGGACCTGTTCTACCGGCTCAATGTCTTCCCCATTACCCTGCCGCAATTGAAGGATCGTCCCGGCGACATACTGCCGTTGGCAGGCCATTTGCTTAAGCGTTATGGCGGGGCGGGGCACCCGCAGATGGATGGGGCCGCCCGTCGCGCCCTGCTCAACCACAGCTGGCCGGGCAATGTGCGCGAGTTGGAGAACCTGATGCAGCGCGCCCTGATCCTGGCCGACGATGGCCATATCGGTGAGGAGCACCTGATGTTCGAGATGGAGCAGGGATTCGAGGAGATGGCCCAGCAGACTGCGGCCGAGGGGCACCTGAACGAGGGTATGCGTGACGTGGAGGCGCAGATCATCCTGGAGGTGCTCAAAGAGCAGCAGGGCAGCCGTAAACGCACGGCGCAACACCTGGGGATCAGCCCGCGCACCCTGCGCTACAAGCTGGCGCGGATGCGTGACGCAGGGATCGACCTGCCGCGTTGA
- a CDS encoding methyltransferase domain-containing protein — translation MPQQKPDIYPPASDEAAFWQGSACARDLIRQENKLLQKLDERLFGRFMLQLGGQQTGCPMPCFSGVRKQFVIQPQAQGTGDLRALPRQLPIASSSVNVFYLAHVLEFSDDPHALLREVDRTLIPGGRLLLSCFNPFGLYGLARLLGRDYPWSGRFIGRHRLLDWLNLLGFQVEMIEHLGYKPPLSNQLLHDRFSLLERLGPRLWPQMGAAFLVLAVKTEAPLSLLRPSWKKKRGFVPQGGIAEPTTRTDHHG, via the coding sequence ATGCCACAACAAAAACCTGACATATACCCCCCAGCATCGGACGAGGCGGCCTTCTGGCAGGGCTCGGCCTGTGCCAGGGACCTGATTCGACAGGAAAATAAGCTGCTGCAGAAGCTCGATGAGCGGCTCTTTGGCCGTTTCATGTTGCAGCTGGGCGGACAGCAGACGGGCTGCCCCATGCCCTGTTTCAGCGGGGTGCGCAAGCAGTTTGTCATCCAGCCGCAGGCCCAGGGCACTGGCGATCTGCGCGCCCTGCCCAGGCAGTTGCCTATCGCCAGCTCTTCTGTAAACGTATTCTACCTGGCCCATGTACTGGAGTTCAGCGATGACCCCCATGCCCTGCTGCGCGAAGTGGATCGGACCCTGATCCCCGGCGGACGCCTGTTGCTCAGCTGTTTCAACCCCTTTGGCCTGTACGGCCTGGCGCGTCTGCTGGGGCGCGATTACCCCTGGTCTGGTCGTTTCATCGGCCGTCATCGGCTGCTGGATTGGCTGAACCTGCTGGGTTTTCAGGTGGAGATGATCGAGCATTTGGGCTACAAACCGCCCCTGTCCAATCAGCTGCTGCACGACCGCTTCTCCCTGCTGGAGCGCCTTGGCCCCAGGCTGTGGCCGCAGATGGGCGCGGCCTTCCTGGTGCTGGCGGTAAAGACCGAGGCACCCCTGAGCCTACTGCGCCCCAGCTGGAAGAAAAAACGCGGCTTTGTGCCCCAAGGCGGCATTGCCGAACCCACCACGCGAACCGATCACCATGGCTGA
- the fliI gene encoding flagellar protein export ATPase FliI, translating into MASELLRQHQKRWAGALRERLGHLEQDPGLVVEGSLSRMVGLTLEATGVRAAIGAQCDVVNASGQRMGAEVVGFGGETLFLMPTGDLQGLEQDARVIPTGKVGEAHVGDELLGRVIDGAGEPLDGKGPLRVRHKRPLTGKVINPLERQPIHKQMDVGIRAINALLTVGQGQRLGLFAGSGVGKSVLLGMMTRYTTADIVVVGLIGERGREVKDFIENILGPEGLSRAVVVAVPADHPPLRRMHGAMLCTSIAEHFRDQGQDVLLLMDSLTRFCQAQREIGLAIHEPPATKGYPPSVFAKLPQLVERAGNGPPGGGSITAFYTVLTEGDDQQDPIADAARAILDGHIVLSRRLAEAGHYPAIDIEASISRAMNDIVSIDHRNAANNFKRIYSLYQRNRDLISVGAYEAGADPDIDLAIRAMPELERFLQQSLEEAVQLEDSILGLMDLTG; encoded by the coding sequence ATGGCCAGTGAACTGCTGCGCCAGCACCAGAAACGCTGGGCCGGGGCGCTACGCGAGCGCCTGGGGCATCTGGAGCAGGATCCGGGCCTGGTGGTGGAGGGCAGCCTCAGCCGCATGGTCGGCCTGACCCTGGAGGCCACCGGCGTACGCGCCGCCATCGGTGCCCAGTGCGACGTGGTCAATGCCTCCGGCCAGCGCATGGGGGCCGAGGTGGTCGGCTTCGGCGGCGAGACCCTGTTTCTCATGCCCACCGGCGACTTGCAGGGCCTGGAGCAGGATGCCCGGGTCATCCCCACCGGCAAGGTGGGCGAGGCCCATGTGGGCGACGAGCTGCTCGGTCGGGTGATCGACGGTGCCGGCGAGCCGCTGGATGGCAAAGGCCCGCTGCGGGTGCGCCACAAGCGACCACTGACCGGCAAGGTGATCAATCCCCTGGAGCGCCAGCCGATCCACAAGCAGATGGACGTGGGCATACGCGCCATCAACGCCCTGCTCACCGTCGGTCAGGGCCAGCGCCTGGGCCTGTTCGCCGGTTCCGGCGTGGGCAAGTCCGTGCTGCTGGGCATGATGACCCGCTACACCACCGCCGACATCGTGGTGGTCGGCCTGATCGGCGAGCGCGGCCGCGAGGTCAAGGACTTCATCGAAAACATCCTCGGCCCCGAGGGCCTCAGTCGCGCCGTTGTGGTGGCGGTGCCCGCCGACCATCCGCCACTGCGCCGGATGCATGGCGCCATGCTCTGTACCAGCATCGCCGAACACTTCCGCGATCAGGGTCAGGACGTGCTGCTGCTGATGGACTCCCTGACCCGCTTCTGTCAGGCCCAGCGCGAGATCGGCCTGGCCATCCACGAACCGCCGGCCACCAAGGGCTACCCGCCATCGGTATTCGCCAAGCTGCCGCAGCTGGTGGAGCGGGCCGGCAACGGCCCCCCCGGCGGCGGCTCCATCACCGCCTTCTACACCGTGCTTACCGAGGGCGATGACCAGCAGGACCCCATCGCCGATGCCGCCCGCGCCATCCTCGATGGCCACATCGTGCTGTCCCGGCGTCTGGCCGAGGCCGGGCATTATCCGGCCATAGATATCGAGGCCTCCATCAGCCGCGCCATGAACGACATCGTCTCGATCGATCACCGCAATGCGGCGAATAACTTCAAGCGCATCTACTCCCTGTATCAACGCAACCGCGACCTGATCAGCGTGGGTGCCTACGAGGCGGGGGCCGACCCGGATATCGACCTGGCCATCCGCGCCATGCCCGAGTTGGAGCGATTCCTGCAACAAAGTCTGGAAGAGGCGGTTCAGCTGGAAGACAGCATCCTCGGCCTGATGGATCTTACCGGCTGA
- a CDS encoding sigma-54-dependent Fis family transcriptional regulator, which yields MSDLNAAGQKSLLVCDSKETVNYLNTIFSFVSHELEIMEGGQEVVDRLSKQGGADGCFALFIDTGLSEERLLALYESISDMDPRPPVFELVRGITPASTRPAGGVVLDALSLPAQFENLNSLFHKAQIYNESQRPDTAFQRPVELFRSLSGNGRATRKINKMIEQVAGTDATVLVLGESGTGKEVVARKLHYHSQRRCKPFVPVNCGAIPADLLESELFGHEKGAFTGAISARKGRFEMAEGGTLFLDEIGDMSMPMQVKLLRVLQERTFERVGSNKTIHCDVRIIAATHRNLEEAIMDGRFREDLFYRLNVFPIDMPPLRERVEDIPLLVNDLVTRIEREKRGSVRMTPAAITALTQYHWPGNVRELANLIERLAILYPYGLVDVRDLPEKYRKGIPLDEAPEPEPGHHSEGEVKPITLKQAKVENGAVGESPPVRLPPDGFDLKTHLNSLEVSLIKQALDEADGVVAHAAKRLRMRRTTLVEKLRKYGLQRSQDMMEY from the coding sequence ATGTCCGATCTCAATGCCGCAGGTCAAAAATCCCTGCTTGTCTGTGACAGCAAGGAAACCGTCAATTATCTGAACACCATCTTCAGCTTTGTCAGCCACGAACTGGAGATCATGGAAGGCGGTCAGGAGGTGGTGGACAGGCTATCGAAACAGGGTGGGGCCGATGGCTGTTTCGCCCTGTTCATCGATACCGGGCTGAGCGAGGAGCGCCTGCTGGCCCTGTATGAATCGATCTCCGACATGGACCCACGGCCACCGGTGTTTGAACTGGTGCGCGGCATCACCCCGGCCTCAACCCGTCCGGCGGGCGGCGTGGTGCTGGATGCCCTCTCCCTCCCGGCCCAGTTCGAGAATCTCAACAGCCTGTTTCACAAGGCGCAAATCTATAACGAGAGCCAACGGCCAGACACCGCCTTCCAGCGGCCGGTGGAGCTGTTCCGCAGCCTCTCGGGCAACGGCCGCGCCACGCGCAAGATCAATAAGATGATCGAGCAGGTGGCGGGTACCGATGCCACCGTGCTGGTGCTGGGCGAATCCGGCACCGGCAAGGAGGTGGTGGCGCGCAAGCTGCATTACCATTCCCAGCGCCGCTGCAAGCCCTTTGTGCCGGTCAACTGCGGTGCCATCCCGGCGGACCTGCTGGAGAGCGAGCTGTTCGGTCATGAGAAGGGGGCCTTCACCGGTGCCATCAGCGCCCGCAAGGGGCGCTTTGAGATGGCCGAGGGCGGCACCCTGTTTCTCGATGAGATCGGCGACATGAGCATGCCCATGCAGGTCAAGCTGCTGCGCGTGCTGCAGGAGCGCACCTTTGAGCGGGTGGGCAGCAACAAGACCATCCACTGCGATGTGCGCATCATTGCCGCCACCCACCGCAATCTCGAAGAGGCCATCATGGATGGTCGTTTTCGTGAAGATTTGTTCTATCGGCTCAATGTCTTTCCCATCGATATGCCGCCCCTGCGTGAACGGGTTGAGGATATCCCCCTACTGGTCAATGACCTGGTTACCCGCATCGAGCGGGAGAAGCGCGGCTCGGTGCGCATGACCCCGGCGGCGATCACCGCCCTGACCCAATACCACTGGCCGGGCAATGTGCGTGAGCTGGCCAATCTGATCGAGCGGTTGGCGATCCTCTACCCCTATGGCCTGGTGGATGTGCGCGACCTGCCGGAAAAATACCGCAAGGGTATCCCGCTGGACGAGGCCCCCGAGCCCGAGCCGGGTCATCATTCAGAAGGGGAGGTCAAGCCGATCACCCTCAAGCAGGCCAAGGTGGAGAACGGCGCGGTGGGAGAGTCGCCGCCGGTGCGTCTGCCGCCGGATGGGTTTGATCTCAAGACCCATCTCAATAGCCTGGAGGTGAGCCTGATCAAGCAGGCCCTGGACGAGGCCGATGGCGTGGTGGCCCATGCCGCCAAGCGCCTGAGGATGCGTCGCACCACCCTGGTGGAGAAGCTGCGCAAGTACGGGCTGCAGCGCAGTCAGGACATGATGGAATATTGA
- a CDS encoding flagellar assembly protein FliH — protein MSDPGKGSSKGFQAWLPPDVGDSKRPRPLAVNLKQEKLKMPTAEDIEAIRQSAQEEGYAEGFAKGQAEGQTEGHEEGYQKGQREGLEEARQDMQRRLTRLDELAADLEAPLDQLDEEVEESLISLALAVARQLIRREIRTDPAQIVGVVREALGALPANSRKVRIHLHPEDAKLVEEAYQQMGSEHEWRIEQDPSLSPGGCLVTSQTSRIDASLERRFASVIAPLLNEERHAEQMQAFAAEPEWLEEDRQASQAHAETETETEAEAEAEAEAEFEPESEAESGSESESKAEFEPEAGSETGSEAGFETASEPQPDPDAPEIRDSGKAEVEAEGAERDEPDKSHGQ, from the coding sequence TTGTCTGATCCGGGCAAGGGTTCTAGCAAGGGCTTTCAGGCCTGGCTGCCGCCCGATGTGGGAGACAGCAAGCGCCCCAGGCCCCTGGCGGTGAACCTGAAGCAGGAAAAGCTGAAGATGCCCACCGCCGAGGATATCGAGGCAATCCGCCAATCGGCCCAGGAGGAGGGCTATGCCGAGGGCTTCGCCAAGGGCCAGGCCGAGGGCCAGACCGAGGGCCACGAGGAGGGCTACCAAAAGGGCCAGCGCGAAGGCCTGGAGGAGGCGCGTCAGGATATGCAGCGGCGCCTGACCCGGCTGGACGAACTGGCCGCCGACCTGGAGGCCCCGCTGGATCAGCTCGACGAGGAGGTGGAGGAATCCCTCATCAGCCTGGCCCTGGCCGTGGCCCGCCAGTTGATCCGCCGCGAGATCCGTACCGACCCGGCGCAGATCGTCGGCGTGGTGCGCGAGGCCCTGGGGGCACTGCCGGCAAATTCCCGCAAGGTCCGCATCCACCTGCATCCGGAAGACGCCAAGCTGGTGGAAGAGGCCTATCAACAGATGGGCAGCGAGCACGAATGGCGCATTGAGCAGGACCCCAGCCTGTCCCCCGGCGGCTGTCTGGTGACGAGCCAGACCTCGCGCATCGACGCCAGTCTGGAGCGGCGCTTCGCCAGCGTCATCGCCCCCCTGCTGAATGAAGAGCGCCATGCCGAGCAGATGCAGGCCTTCGCCGCCGAGCCGGAGTGGCTGGAGGAGGACAGGCAGGCAAGCCAGGCCCATGCCGAGACTGAGACTGAGACTGAGGCTGAGGCTGAGGCTGAGGCTGAGGCTGAATTTGAGCCGGAATCTGAGGCCGAGTCTGGATCTGAGTCCGAGTCCAAGGCCGAATTTGAACCGGAAGCCGGATCTGAGACAGGGTCTGAGGCAGGGTTTGAGACGGCATCCGAACCCCAGCCGGACCCGGATGCGCCTGAGATCAGGGACTCCGGTAAGGCAGAGGTCGAGGCCGAAGGAGCAGAGCGCGACGAACCGGACAAGAGCCATGGCCAGTGA
- a CDS encoding nucleotidyl transferase AbiEii/AbiGii toxin family protein → MIDPSVLAEKTAALLEDLGRISEIGQFILVGGTALSLQLGHRISLDLDFMVPEPVLPRGAIQPIVSALAWVVMLALFG, encoded by the coding sequence ATGATTGATCCCTCTGTTCTTGCGGAGAAAACCGCTGCGCTACTGGAAGATTTGGGCCGTATCAGCGAGATCGGTCAGTTCATTCTGGTGGGTGGCACCGCGCTTTCGCTCCAACTCGGGCACAGAATCAGCTTGGATCTGGATTTCATGGTCCCGGAGCCTGTTCTTCCTCGCGGGGCCATCCAGCCCATTGTCAGTGCTCTGGCGTGGGTGGTGATGCTTGCTTTATTCGGCTGA
- the fliG gene encoding flagellar motor switch protein FliG, giving the protein MADPQKTDIAQLKGIERAAIFLLALGEKDAAEILKHMGPKEVQDIGVAMANMTKVTTPQMHDVMHSFVDMIQGQTNLGLDSDDYIRNVLTSALGADKASGIIDRILLGKNSKGLEQLKWMDGRAIAELIRFEHPQIIAIVLSFLENDQAAEVLSTFSERQRSDIIMRVATLDGIQPAALQELDEILEKQFSGNTNVQSSSLGGVKTAANILNFVDGAIEAKIMEDISDNDQDLAQELQDNMFVFENLIEIDDRGIQTLLREVSTDQLLLALRAADEMLKEKIFNNMSKRAAEMLRDDLEAAAPVKLSEVEAAQKEILSIAKRMADAGEISLGGAGGDEFV; this is encoded by the coding sequence ATGGCCGATCCACAGAAAACCGATATTGCTCAACTCAAGGGCATAGAGCGGGCAGCCATCTTCCTGCTCGCCCTGGGGGAGAAGGACGCCGCCGAGATCCTCAAACACATGGGGCCCAAGGAGGTGCAGGACATAGGCGTGGCCATGGCCAACATGACCAAGGTGACCACGCCGCAGATGCACGATGTGATGCACTCCTTCGTCGATATGATCCAAGGCCAGACCAACCTGGGCCTGGACTCCGACGACTACATCCGTAATGTACTCACCAGTGCCCTGGGCGCGGACAAGGCCTCGGGCATCATCGACCGCATCCTGCTGGGCAAGAACTCCAAGGGCCTGGAGCAGCTGAAGTGGATGGACGGCCGCGCCATCGCCGAGCTGATCCGCTTCGAGCACCCGCAGATCATCGCCATAGTGCTGTCCTTTCTGGAGAACGACCAGGCTGCCGAGGTGCTCTCCACCTTCAGCGAGCGTCAACGTTCCGACATCATCATGCGCGTGGCCACCCTGGACGGCATCCAGCCGGCCGCCCTGCAGGAGTTGGATGAGATCCTGGAGAAGCAATTCTCCGGCAACACCAATGTGCAGTCCTCCAGCCTGGGCGGGGTGAAGACCGCCGCTAATATCCTTAACTTTGTCGATGGTGCCATCGAGGCCAAGATCATGGAAGACATCTCGGACAACGATCAGGACCTCGCCCAGGAGCTGCAAGACAACATGTTCGTGTTCGAGAACCTGATCGAGATCGACGACCGCGGTATCCAGACCCTGCTGCGCGAGGTATCCACCGACCAACTGCTGCTGGCCCTGCGCGCCGCCGACGAAATGCTCAAGGAAAAGATCTTCAACAATATGTCCAAACGCGCCGCCGAGATGCTGCGCGACGATCTGGAGGCGGCCGCCCCGGTCAAGCTTAGCGAGGTGGAGGCAGCGCAGAAGGAGATCCTCTCCATCGCCAAGCGCATGGCCGATGCCGGTGAGATCTCTCTGGGCGGGGCAGGTGGTGACGAGTTTGTCTGA
- the fliE gene encoding flagellar hook-basal body complex protein FliE yields the protein MSIGSIDQMTAQMRLMAAQAGGVQGLASEPVAPGNQTSAFGEMLKNSIDKVNELQGTGNAMAKAFELGSEEYSLAEVMIAKQKASVAMQATVQVRNKFMEAYKEVMRMSL from the coding sequence ATGAGCATAGGCAGCATAGATCAAATGACCGCGCAGATGCGGCTCATGGCGGCCCAGGCCGGTGGCGTGCAGGGGCTGGCCAGTGAACCTGTGGCCCCAGGCAACCAGACCAGCGCCTTTGGCGAGATGCTGAAGAACTCCATCGACAAGGTAAACGAGTTGCAGGGCACGGGCAACGCCATGGCCAAGGCCTTTGAACTGGGCTCGGAGGAATACAGCCTGGCCGAGGTGATGATCGCCAAGCAAAAGGCCAGCGTTGCCATGCAGGCCACGGTGCAGGTGCGCAACAAGTTCATGGAGGCGTACAAGGAAGTGATGCGGATGTCCCTTTGA